The Suncus etruscus isolate mSunEtr1 chromosome 7, mSunEtr1.pri.cur, whole genome shotgun sequence genome includes a window with the following:
- the PDC gene encoding phosducin, with product MEEAQRQNLENDFEGQATHTGPKGVIHDWRKFKLESVDHALAPGSKKEIFRQMSSPQSTEIQQERFGRKMSIQEYELVHQDKEDEHCLRRYRRRCMLDMHQKLSFGPQYGFMYELASGEHFLETIEQEHKVTPVLVHVYEDGIKGCESLNCSLEHLAAEYPTVKFCKIRASDTGAGDRFPANVLPTLLIYKGGELVGNFISVAEQFAEEFFAGDVESFLNEYGMLPEREIHAPEQSDSEEDVE from the exons gTCCCAAAGGAGTAATACATGATTGGAGGAAGTTTAAATTAGAGAGTGTGGACCACGCTTTGGCCCCAGGCAGCAAGAAGGAGATTTTCAGACAAATGTCTTCACCTCAGAGCACTGAAATTCAACAAGAAAGATTCGGCAGGAAG ATGAGCATTCAGGAATATGAACTCGTCCATCAGGATAAGGAAGATGAGCACTGCCTTCGGAGGTACCGCCGGCGCTGCATGCTGGACATGCACCAGAAGCTGAGCTTTGGGCCGCAGTATGGGTTCATGTATGAGCTGGCTAGTGGGGAGCACTTCCTGGAGACGATTGAGCAGGAACACAAAGTCACTCCAGTCCTGGTTCATGTCTACGAAGACGGCATCAAGGGCTGTGAGAGCCTCAACTGCAGCTTAGAGCACCTCGCTGCCGAGTACCCCACTGTCAAGTTCTGCAAAATCAGAGCTTCTGACACGGGTGCTGGGGACCGCTTCCCCGCCAATGTGCTGCCCACGCTGCTCATCTACAAAGGTGGGGAGCTTGTTGGTAATTTCATTAGTGTGGCTGAACAGTTTGCTGAAGAGTTTTTTGCAGGCGATGTGGAGTCTTTCCTCAATGAATATGGGATGCTGCCCGAGAGAGAGATACATGCCCCAGAGCAGAGCGACTCTGAGGAGGACGTTGAATAA